The following coding sequences lie in one Thermosulfuriphilus ammonigenes genomic window:
- a CDS encoding TlyA family RNA methyltransferase — MKVRGSLSRQRLDKLLVQRGLFESRQKAQAAIMAGQVFVEGQRVDKAGALVPEEARVEVRGPVCPYVSRGGLKLEAAIEAFGISVAGKRALDVGASTGGFTDCLLKRGAARVYAVDVGYGQLHWRLRQDPRVVVLERTNARYLRLKDLGELVDLAVIDVSFISLTKIIPAVKKLVVPGGDIIALIKPQFEVGRGEVGRGGVVKDPQKHRKVISRLQDFFAAEGLEDKGLIPSPILGPKGNREFLIWLKVPA; from the coding sequence GTGAAGGTCCGAGGCTCATTGTCTCGCCAGCGTCTTGACAAACTTCTTGTCCAACGGGGGCTTTTTGAGAGCCGCCAGAAGGCCCAGGCGGCCATTATGGCCGGTCAGGTCTTCGTGGAGGGACAAAGGGTTGATAAGGCCGGCGCCCTGGTTCCTGAAGAGGCTAGAGTAGAGGTCAGAGGGCCGGTTTGTCCTTATGTGAGCCGAGGAGGCCTAAAGCTGGAGGCGGCCATTGAGGCCTTCGGGATTTCGGTTGCAGGGAAAAGGGCCCTTGATGTGGGAGCTTCCACAGGAGGGTTTACCGATTGTCTTCTTAAACGGGGAGCCGCCCGGGTCTATGCCGTGGATGTAGGTTATGGCCAACTTCACTGGCGTCTGCGTCAAGATCCCCGGGTGGTGGTTTTGGAGCGAACAAACGCGCGCTACCTACGCCTTAAAGACCTGGGGGAGTTAGTTGATCTTGCGGTAATCGATGTCTCTTTTATCTCTCTTACCAAGATAATACCGGCGGTCAAAAAGCTGGTTGTCCCAGGAGGGGACATCATCGCCTTGATAAAGCCGCAGTTTGAAGTGGGACGAGGAGAGGTGGGCCGTGGTGGGGTAGTGAAAGACCCCCAAAAGCACCGGAAGGTCATCTCCCGTTTGCAAGACTTTTTTGCCGCCGAGGGGCTGGAGGACAAAGGGCTCATCCCCTCTCCTATATTGGGGCCTAAAGGGAACCGAGAGTTTTTGATCTGGCTCAAGGTACCAGCCTGA
- the dxs gene encoding 1-deoxy-D-xylulose-5-phosphate synthase encodes MTRILDRIDSPKDLKRLRLPELRELAREIRETIIQTVSENGGHLAPNLGTVELTLAIHYVFDAPQDRIVWDVGHQAYAHKLVTGRRDVFHTLRTYGGISGFPKRSESPYDALDTGHSSTSISAGLGMAVAMELQGKPGRVVVVIGDGSMTAGLAFEGLNNTGHIRKNLIVILNDNEMSISPNVGALSSFLSRKLTGRVATRVKKELEGFFRNLPGGDQIVHILKRSEDTLKGFLTPGMLFEALNFEYVGPLPGHRLDVLIPTLKNVKELEGPVLVHVLTKKGKGYPPAEEEPERFHGLGPFDVVTGRPRRKGPRPPDYTQVFGQTMIRLAEEEPRLVAITAAMPTGTGLKDFARRFPERFFDVGICEQHAVTFAAGLAIEGLIPVCAIYSTFLQRSFDQIIHDVCLTKQHVIFALDRGGIVGEDGPTHQGQFDLSYLRLIPNMVVMAPKDENELQHMLYTAMVYRGPIALRYPRGSGVGVSLDWELKAIPIGRAEVLREGQDILVLAIGATVWPALKAAEELSSQGVSVTVVNARFAKPLDEELILDLAQGHDRLMTIEENSLIGGFGSAVAELLADRRLSVPLMRLGIPDVFVEHGSPAILRDKLGLTTPKIKDSILNFLSSEGPRLIVSPAS; translated from the coding sequence ATGACCAGGATCCTTGACCGCATCGATAGCCCAAAGGACCTTAAAAGACTTCGTCTCCCAGAGCTTAGAGAATTGGCCCGGGAGATCAGGGAGACCATCATTCAGACGGTCTCCGAAAACGGCGGCCACCTGGCTCCTAACCTGGGGACGGTGGAGCTTACCCTGGCCATTCATTATGTCTTTGATGCCCCCCAGGATCGCATAGTCTGGGATGTTGGCCACCAGGCCTATGCCCACAAGCTGGTTACTGGCCGAAGAGACGTCTTTCACACCTTGCGTACTTATGGAGGAATCTCTGGCTTTCCCAAACGTTCTGAAAGCCCCTATGATGCCCTGGACACCGGCCACTCCTCCACCTCCATTTCGGCCGGTCTGGGTATGGCGGTGGCCATGGAGCTCCAGGGAAAGCCCGGGCGGGTGGTGGTGGTTATCGGAGACGGCTCTATGACCGCGGGCCTTGCCTTCGAGGGCCTTAATAATACTGGCCATATCCGCAAGAATCTCATCGTCATTCTAAACGACAACGAGATGTCTATCTCTCCCAACGTGGGAGCCCTTTCGTCTTTTCTTTCCCGTAAGCTTACCGGGAGGGTGGCCACTCGGGTGAAAAAGGAGCTCGAGGGCTTCTTCCGCAATCTTCCCGGGGGAGACCAGATCGTTCATATCCTCAAAAGGAGCGAGGACACCCTTAAGGGGTTTCTTACTCCGGGAATGCTTTTCGAGGCCCTTAATTTTGAATATGTTGGGCCCCTGCCCGGCCATCGGTTAGATGTGCTCATTCCAACCCTTAAAAACGTCAAGGAACTAGAGGGGCCGGTTCTGGTTCATGTCCTCACCAAGAAAGGCAAAGGATACCCTCCGGCCGAGGAGGAACCCGAACGTTTTCATGGTCTAGGTCCCTTTGATGTGGTCACTGGCCGGCCGCGGCGTAAAGGGCCTCGGCCTCCGGATTACACCCAAGTCTTTGGGCAGACTATGATCCGGCTGGCGGAGGAGGAGCCTCGTCTGGTGGCCATTACTGCGGCCATGCCTACCGGAACAGGGCTTAAGGACTTTGCCCGGCGGTTTCCGGAACGCTTCTTTGATGTGGGCATCTGTGAACAGCATGCGGTTACTTTTGCTGCCGGCCTGGCCATTGAGGGGCTTATCCCTGTCTGCGCTATTTATTCTACCTTTTTGCAGCGCTCCTTTGATCAGATCATTCACGATGTTTGTTTGACCAAACAACACGTAATCTTTGCCCTCGATAGAGGGGGGATTGTGGGGGAAGATGGCCCTACCCATCAGGGGCAGTTCGACCTTTCTTATCTCCGCCTGATCCCCAACATGGTGGTCATGGCCCCCAAGGACGAAAATGAACTTCAGCACATGCTCTACACGGCTATGGTCTACCGAGGTCCCATTGCCCTTCGCTACCCTCGGGGCTCAGGGGTGGGGGTAAGTCTGGATTGGGAGCTTAAGGCCATCCCCATCGGGCGGGCTGAAGTGCTCCGGGAGGGGCAGGATATCCTTGTCTTGGCCATTGGAGCCACCGTTTGGCCGGCCCTTAAGGCGGCCGAGGAGCTTTCCTCTCAGGGGGTCTCGGTTACGGTGGTCAACGCTCGCTTTGCCAAACCCCTTGATGAAGAACTAATTCTGGATCTGGCCCAGGGTCATGATCGTCTGATGACCATTGAAGAAAACAGCCTTATCGGAGGTTTTGGTAGCGCCGTGGCCGAACTCCTTGCCGATCGGAGACTCTCTGTTCCCTTGATGCGCCTTGGGATTCCGGATGTCTTCGTGGAACACGGCTCCCCGGCCATCCTTCGGGATAAACTGGGACTTACAACCCCCAAAATTAAAGATTCCATCCTGAATTTTTTAAGCAGTGAAGGTCCGAGGCTCATTGTCTCGCCAGCGTCTTGA
- a CDS encoding polyprenyl synthetase family protein, with protein sequence MSSSDLIRYLSSLKALVDEALDHYLPRPEGGAAPVIEAMRYSVFAGGKRLRPILLLTAAATKNEDLKVYLPAACALECIHTYSLIHDDLPAMDDDDLRRGRPTCHKRFGEALAILAGDALLTLAFELLSLKELVARVGPLAALETISLVAQAAGVAGMVGGQTADILAEGREIAPEELKFIHFHKTAALIQASVVAGGVLAGCNSRELGALRLYGEKIGLAFQIVDDILDITGDEALLGKPVGSDLRHGKPTYPQMFGLQAARDQAYKLVSEAEKALEPLGDRGDVLKAIARYIVERKM encoded by the coding sequence GTGAGTAGTTCCGACCTTATTCGCTATCTTTCTTCCCTTAAGGCTTTGGTAGATGAGGCCCTGGATCACTATCTCCCTCGCCCAGAGGGTGGGGCGGCTCCGGTGATTGAGGCCATGCGTTACAGCGTCTTTGCCGGGGGGAAACGCCTTCGTCCCATCCTTCTTCTTACGGCAGCGGCCACAAAAAACGAAGACCTGAAGGTCTATCTGCCAGCGGCCTGTGCTCTGGAGTGTATTCACACCTATTCCCTCATTCACGATGATCTCCCTGCTATGGATGACGATGATCTGCGGCGCGGCCGTCCCACCTGCCACAAGAGGTTCGGAGAGGCCCTGGCCATTTTGGCTGGGGATGCCTTGCTCACCCTGGCCTTTGAGCTCTTGAGTCTTAAAGAGCTGGTAGCCAGGGTTGGGCCCCTGGCGGCCCTGGAGACCATCTCCCTTGTGGCTCAAGCTGCTGGTGTGGCCGGTATGGTGGGGGGACAGACGGCGGATATTCTGGCCGAAGGTCGAGAAATTGCCCCTGAAGAGCTTAAGTTTATTCACTTCCACAAGACGGCGGCCCTCATTCAGGCCTCGGTGGTTGCCGGGGGGGTTCTGGCCGGCTGCAATAGCCGGGAGCTGGGAGCCCTCCGGCTCTATGGGGAGAAGATTGGCCTGGCCTTCCAGATCGTTGACGACATCCTGGACATCACCGGAGATGAGGCCTTGTTGGGTAAACCGGTAGGCTCTGATCTTAGACACGGCAAGCCCACCTATCCCCAGATGTTCGGCCTCCAGGCCGCTAGAGATCAGGCCTATAAGTTGGTCAGCGAGGCAGAGAAGGCCCTCGAGCCTTTGGGAGACAGAGGTGATGTCCTTAAGGCCATTGCCCGGTATATTGTAGAGAGAAAGATGTGA
- a CDS encoding exodeoxyribonuclease VII small subunit, translating to MELKDFEAGLQSLEKIVSELESEGLSLEDSLKKFEEGIRLSRALNQMLDEAERKVELLIGQPDGQVEFIPFPEESGE from the coding sequence ATGGAACTGAAGGACTTTGAGGCCGGGCTCCAGAGCCTGGAGAAGATTGTCTCCGAGCTGGAATCAGAGGGCCTTTCCCTGGAGGATTCCCTGAAGAAGTTTGAAGAAGGCATCAGGCTTTCGCGAGCCCTTAATCAGATGCTTGATGAGGCCGAACGAAAGGTAGAGCTGCTTATTGGCCAGCCAGATGGTCAGGTAGAATTTATCCCCTTTCCTGAGGAATCCGGTGAGTAG
- a CDS encoding M23 family metallopeptidase, producing the protein MSRFGISVLIVCLLLSAGAKAIEAPSAVAPGEAFLLRVPGRAKEACLLKHCFPLVSLGPEARGFVAVPYGASPGRAVLEVHFASGKRARVGLNIIPKTFPEEHLKLPPKMVTFDKKTLARIKRERARLLEALKPVTREEPYLGPFVRPVEGRLSSPFGLRRILNGQPRSPHMGVDFAAPEGTPVVAFGDGQVVLTGDFYLSGRTVVINHGLGLYSIYCHLKEIVVTEGDKVRRGQRIGLVGRTGRVTGPHLHFGVSLTGLRVDPLSLITLRPFSVRKETSHGTEGL; encoded by the coding sequence ATGTCGCGTTTTGGAATCTCAGTCCTGATAGTTTGCCTCCTTTTATCTGCCGGGGCTAAGGCTATAGAGGCTCCCTCTGCTGTGGCTCCGGGCGAGGCCTTTCTGCTAAGGGTGCCCGGGAGGGCAAAAGAGGCCTGCTTACTTAAGCATTGTTTTCCTCTGGTTTCTCTGGGACCCGAAGCCCGGGGATTTGTGGCCGTTCCCTACGGAGCTTCTCCTGGGCGGGCCGTCTTAGAGGTACATTTTGCCTCTGGGAAGCGGGCAAGGGTGGGGCTGAACATTATCCCCAAGACCTTTCCTGAGGAACACCTTAAGCTCCCCCCAAAGATGGTCACCTTTGATAAAAAGACCCTGGCTCGGATAAAGAGAGAAAGGGCCAGGTTGCTTGAGGCCCTCAAGCCCGTGACCAGGGAGGAACCTTATCTCGGCCCCTTTGTTCGTCCTGTGGAGGGGCGTCTCTCCAGCCCCTTTGGGCTTAGGCGTATCCTTAATGGACAACCCCGAAGCCCTCATATGGGAGTGGATTTTGCCGCCCCTGAAGGCACTCCAGTAGTTGCCTTTGGCGATGGTCAGGTGGTTTTGACGGGAGACTTTTATCTCTCCGGGCGCACTGTGGTCATCAATCATGGTCTAGGTCTTTACAGTATTTATTGCCACCTTAAAGAAATCGTGGTGACCGAAGGGGATAAAGTCCGCCGGGGGCAGCGTATAGGCCTGGTGGGTCGTACCGGCCGGGTAACCGGGCCCCACCTTCACTTTGGTGTCTCACTGACGGGGCTTCGGGTGGATCCCCTAAGCCTCATTACTTTAAGACCATTTTCGGTCAGGAAGGAGACTTCCCATGGAACTGAAGGACTTTGA
- the xseA gene encoding exodeoxyribonuclease VII large subunit has protein sequence MPDSLENLIPSPPLAEGALETDETLEPRVFTVSELTRVLKDLLEGAFPFVWVEGEVSNLRVPSSGHVYFSLKDEMAQIQVVLFRREAAKVRFPLKDGLRILCLGRLSLYEPRGQYQLIATIVEPRGAGAMMMAFEELKERLRREGLFDPSRKKSLPLVPSRVGLITSPTGAAVHDFLRVSRGRFPGGQIIIYPTRVQGQEAAGEICQALDFFNLHLPVDVIVICRGGGSLEDLWAFNDEALARAVARSRIPVVSAVGHEVDFTICDFVADHRAPTPTAAAQMVFPDHGELKERLRALERRLQDLVLEGLRGHRQTLKVLTLRLKDPRRRLVEKRLRLEAATSALERSIVRYLATKKARLKALEHRLEALSPYGILSRGYSLVEILPQGRLLTEADQVRPGDLLRLKLKKGRVLCRVLESQS, from the coding sequence ATGCCGGATTCTCTGGAAAACCTGATCCCTTCCCCGCCTCTGGCCGAAGGAGCCCTGGAGACCGACGAGACTCTTGAGCCCCGGGTCTTTACCGTCTCCGAGCTAACCCGTGTTTTAAAAGATCTTTTAGAAGGGGCCTTCCCCTTTGTGTGGGTGGAAGGAGAGGTCTCCAATCTACGCGTTCCCTCTTCTGGGCATGTCTATTTTTCTCTCAAGGACGAGATGGCTCAGATCCAGGTGGTCCTCTTCCGCCGGGAGGCGGCAAAGGTCCGCTTTCCCCTTAAGGACGGGCTTCGAATTCTCTGTCTGGGAAGACTCAGCCTTTATGAGCCTCGAGGACAATATCAACTTATTGCCACTATTGTTGAGCCCCGGGGGGCCGGGGCCATGATGATGGCCTTTGAGGAGCTTAAAGAGCGTCTGCGCCGTGAAGGTCTCTTTGATCCCTCCCGCAAAAAATCACTACCCCTGGTTCCCTCCAGGGTGGGTTTAATTACCTCCCCTACAGGGGCGGCGGTTCATGATTTCTTGAGGGTTTCGAGGGGGCGCTTTCCGGGGGGGCAAATTATTATTTACCCTACCAGGGTCCAGGGCCAGGAGGCAGCCGGCGAGATCTGTCAGGCCCTGGATTTCTTTAACCTTCATTTGCCGGTAGATGTTATTGTCATCTGTCGAGGCGGTGGGTCCTTAGAGGATCTCTGGGCCTTCAATGACGAGGCCCTGGCCCGGGCTGTAGCCCGGAGCCGGATTCCGGTGGTCTCCGCCGTAGGGCATGAGGTTGATTTTACCATCTGCGATTTTGTGGCCGATCACCGGGCTCCGACCCCTACAGCGGCTGCTCAGATGGTCTTTCCGGATCATGGTGAGCTGAAAGAACGCCTCAGGGCCTTAGAACGACGTCTTCAAGACCTCGTATTAGAAGGGCTCAGGGGGCACCGGCAGACCTTAAAAGTCCTTACTCTAAGGCTCAAAGATCCCCGGCGACGTCTGGTGGAAAAAAGGCTACGCCTTGAGGCGGCCACCTCTGCCCTTGAACGATCTATAGTCAGATATCTGGCCACCAAGAAGGCCAGGCTTAAGGCCTTAGAGCATCGCTTAGAGGCCCTTAGCCCTTATGGTATTCTGTCCAGGGGATACAGCCTGGTAGAGATTCTGCCTCAAGGCCGTCTTCTTACCGAGGCGGATCAGGTGCGTCCGGGAGACCTTCTAAGATTAAAGCTCAAAAAGGGCAGGGTTTTATGTCGCGTTTTGGAATCTCAGTCCTGA
- the dnaJ gene encoding molecular chaperone DnaJ: MIKKDLYEILGVSPEATQEEIKKAYRRLARKYHPDLNPGDKEAERRFKEINEAYEVLSDPKKRAEYDQLRQAASAHTFTTPEGETAYDFSGLFEEGGLGGFADLFEDLFGFETRSHRPRRGEDIMARVEVDLRDAALGREIEVEVPYRGPCPTCGGQGLDPTDTGSSCPACGGQGKKDIRQKGMRVIQICSHCGGSGRIRTKPCPTCRGTGVSGHRERIKIKVPPGVKEGDTIRIPGKGAPGIMGGPPGDLYVQFVIRPDPLFERRGDDLYVKVPVDIFTATLGGEVVVPTIDGQVKMKIPPGTQCGQKFRLKGKGLPRARGGRGDEYAEIMIRVPTHLSPEAKKLFEELKSKIHP; this comes from the coding sequence ATGATCAAGAAAGACCTTTATGAAATTTTAGGCGTCTCTCCCGAGGCCACTCAGGAGGAGATTAAAAAGGCCTACCGGCGTCTGGCCCGAAAATATCATCCGGATCTAAACCCAGGAGACAAAGAGGCTGAGAGGCGCTTTAAAGAGATAAATGAGGCCTATGAGGTCCTCTCTGACCCCAAAAAGAGGGCCGAATACGATCAGCTACGCCAAGCGGCCTCGGCTCACACCTTCACCACCCCTGAGGGTGAAACGGCCTATGATTTCTCGGGTCTTTTTGAGGAGGGTGGTCTCGGAGGTTTTGCCGATCTGTTCGAAGACCTCTTCGGATTTGAGACCAGAAGTCATCGTCCCCGGCGGGGAGAGGACATCATGGCCCGGGTGGAGGTTGACCTGCGGGATGCCGCTTTAGGCCGAGAAATAGAGGTCGAGGTCCCCTACCGAGGTCCATGTCCCACCTGCGGGGGGCAGGGGCTGGATCCAACTGATACTGGCTCATCCTGTCCGGCCTGTGGGGGACAGGGCAAGAAGGATATCCGTCAGAAGGGAATGAGGGTGATCCAGATCTGCAGCCACTGTGGGGGAAGTGGTCGAATAAGGACAAAACCTTGCCCCACCTGCCGCGGAACAGGGGTCTCTGGTCACCGGGAGCGGATAAAGATCAAAGTTCCCCCCGGGGTCAAGGAGGGAGACACCATACGCATTCCGGGCAAGGGTGCCCCAGGAATAATGGGAGGGCCTCCGGGGGACCTGTATGTCCAATTTGTCATCAGGCCTGACCCCCTCTTTGAACGTCGGGGAGATGATCTTTATGTCAAAGTGCCGGTAGACATCTTTACCGCCACCCTAGGGGGCGAGGTGGTCGTTCCCACTATAGATGGTCAGGTAAAAATGAAGATCCCCCCGGGCACTCAGTGCGGCCAAAAGTTTCGCCTAAAGGGTAAGGGCCTCCCGCGGGCCAGAGGTGGTCGCGGAGATGAATATGCCGAGATCATGATTCGGGTTCCAACCCATCTCTCTCCGGAGGCCAAAAAACTTTTTGAGGAACTCAAAAGTAAGATCCACCCTTAG
- a CDS encoding two-component system sensor histidine kinase NtrB, whose translation MFRFSVINALKLVILLAVLAGGVVLKDLFHEAFFWVVGASFALSLAILVASKMGVSAHRLAWALVLGDSFLITLLIGVSGGPQSPFIVLYSLVVIIAAVLLGRSGLNLTMGVVALGLTIIYWPPLLKGGRAIRSEEVFFYFLDLGAFSLVGLMTLRLVRDITLVQAKVHQREADIRRLEKIQHHVFHSLQSGLIITDAQGNLTLVNRRAEEILGRPLSTFQQRPLAEIIPEMAAVECSERQDLTLKHPQRGEIILGLSCFDITDDSGQVLGRGIIFQDITEIKRREGQMRRIERLAALGHMADGLVHEIRNPLTSISGAAQLLKEQELVSVEGQPLLEIILREAERLESLSDDFFLFARPERGKRRIFHPAQVAEEVISLVGRHGRFKKVPIENLIAEDFELELDPDQFRQVLLNLVMNAVEACNGHPNGRVTISLDEGREGAWLEVRDTGGGIPPETLDHIFNPFYTTRPEGTGLGLSIVHRLVESWGGDIQVKSQAGEGTVFRIFIPRS comes from the coding sequence ATGTTTCGTTTCTCGGTTATCAACGCCCTGAAGCTGGTCATTTTACTGGCAGTTCTGGCCGGGGGAGTTGTCCTTAAGGATCTTTTCCATGAGGCCTTCTTCTGGGTGGTGGGCGCCTCCTTTGCCCTTAGTCTGGCCATTTTGGTGGCCTCCAAGATGGGGGTCTCGGCTCATCGTTTGGCCTGGGCCCTTGTTTTGGGAGACTCCTTTCTCATTACCTTGCTAATAGGGGTTAGCGGTGGGCCTCAAAGCCCCTTTATTGTTCTTTACTCTCTGGTGGTCATTATTGCGGCCGTCCTTCTGGGACGCAGTGGCCTCAACCTGACCATGGGCGTGGTGGCCCTGGGTCTGACCATCATTTATTGGCCTCCCCTTCTTAAAGGAGGCCGGGCGATTAGGTCCGAGGAGGTCTTCTTTTATTTTTTGGATCTGGGGGCCTTTTCTCTGGTAGGTCTTATGACCCTGCGGCTCGTTCGAGATATCACTCTTGTCCAGGCCAAGGTTCATCAGAGAGAGGCGGATATCCGGCGACTGGAGAAGATCCAACATCATGTGTTCCACAGCCTTCAGTCAGGGCTCATTATAACCGATGCCCAGGGAAACCTGACCCTGGTCAACCGGCGGGCCGAAGAGATTCTCGGCCGGCCTCTTTCGACCTTTCAGCAAAGGCCCCTGGCAGAGATCATCCCGGAAATGGCTGCTGTCGAGTGTAGTGAACGTCAAGATTTAACCCTTAAACATCCGCAACGGGGAGAGATCATCCTGGGACTTTCTTGCTTTGATATTACCGATGATTCCGGTCAGGTCTTGGGAAGGGGGATCATCTTTCAAGACATTACAGAGATCAAACGCCGGGAAGGACAGATGCGTCGTATCGAGCGCCTGGCAGCCTTAGGCCATATGGCCGATGGCCTGGTTCATGAAATCAGGAATCCTCTCACCAGTATAAGTGGCGCGGCGCAACTTCTAAAGGAGCAGGAACTGGTCTCTGTGGAAGGTCAACCCTTGCTAGAGATAATCCTCCGGGAGGCAGAGCGTCTGGAGTCTTTGTCGGATGATTTTTTCCTTTTCGCCCGGCCGGAGCGAGGGAAACGTCGGATCTTCCATCCGGCTCAGGTGGCTGAAGAGGTCATCTCCTTGGTGGGACGCCACGGTCGCTTTAAGAAAGTCCCGATAGAGAATCTTATCGCCGAGGATTTTGAGCTGGAACTTGACCCTGACCAGTTCCGTCAGGTGTTACTCAACCTGGTGATGAACGCTGTAGAGGCCTGCAACGGTCATCCAAACGGTAGGGTGACCATATCTCTTGATGAGGGCCGGGAAGGGGCCTGGCTGGAGGTAAGGGATACCGGGGGCGGTATTCCCCCGGAGACTCTGGACCATATCTTTAACCCCTTTTACACCACGCGCCCGGAAGGAACCGGCCTTGGCCTGTCTATTGTCCATCGTCTGGTGGAGTCCTGGGGGGGCGACATCCAGGTAAAAAGCCAGGCCGGTGAGGGCACAGTCTTCCGAATCTTTATTCCCCGGTCCTAA
- a CDS encoding sigma-54-dependent transcriptional regulator: MAHLLIVDDDRSLRQFLDILFSKDGYQVFTAETGKEALKLMEKQPVDVVLADIRMPEMDGLSLLKEIKGRWPQIPVIMITAFASMDTAVSAMREGAFDYVTKPFNLSELRETVARALKKAEKSREGEPKGEQIVQFEGMVAKSAAMRKIFSLLPKVAQAPSNVLITGESGTGKELIARAIHRLSPRKDRPFVVVNCGGIPANLLESELFGYSRGAFTGATREKKGLFAVAHGGTIFLDEIGELPPELQVKLLRVVQQKSFIPLGETQEIEVDVRIISATNRDLEKEVLAGNFREDLYYRLNVISIHVPPLRERREDIPVLVQYFLDKYARQMGKKVEGISAYALKALEEYDFPGNIRELENIIERSVALETGSLILPESLVLSRSKRQEEGDNGQKDFRITLPEKGLDLEELLAKIEMDLLKQALERTGGVKTEAAKLLGLNFRSFRYRLAKYNL, from the coding sequence ATGGCCCATCTGCTCATTGTTGATGATGACAGGAGCCTGCGCCAGTTTCTGGATATTCTCTTCAGCAAGGATGGGTATCAGGTCTTCACCGCGGAGACAGGCAAAGAGGCCCTTAAGCTCATGGAGAAGCAGCCTGTAGATGTGGTTTTGGCCGATATCAGGATGCCGGAGATGGATGGCCTCTCTCTCCTTAAGGAGATCAAGGGCCGCTGGCCCCAGATTCCAGTGATCATGATCACGGCCTTTGCCTCTATGGATACGGCCGTTTCGGCCATGAGGGAGGGGGCCTTTGATTATGTGACCAAACCCTTTAACCTTTCTGAACTTCGAGAGACGGTGGCCCGGGCCCTCAAGAAGGCCGAAAAGAGCCGCGAGGGTGAGCCTAAGGGGGAGCAGATAGTTCAGTTTGAAGGCATGGTGGCCAAGAGTGCGGCCATGCGCAAGATCTTCTCCCTTCTGCCTAAGGTAGCCCAGGCCCCGTCTAATGTTCTCATCACTGGAGAGTCAGGCACGGGTAAGGAGCTCATTGCCCGGGCCATTCACCGTTTGAGTCCCCGGAAGGATCGCCCTTTTGTGGTTGTCAACTGCGGTGGCATCCCGGCCAATCTCTTGGAAAGCGAGCTTTTTGGTTACAGCCGAGGGGCCTTTACCGGGGCCACCCGGGAGAAAAAGGGCCTTTTTGCCGTGGCCCATGGTGGAACCATCTTTTTGGATGAGATAGGGGAGCTTCCACCCGAGCTTCAGGTAAAGCTTCTCCGGGTTGTCCAACAGAAAAGTTTTATTCCGTTGGGAGAAACCCAGGAGATCGAGGTTGACGTCCGGATAATTTCGGCCACCAACCGGGATTTAGAAAAGGAGGTTCTGGCCGGAAATTTTCGAGAGGACCTCTACTACCGACTAAACGTTATCAGCATTCACGTTCCGCCACTAAGAGAGAGGCGAGAGGATATCCCGGTTTTGGTCCAATATTTCTTAGACAAGTACGCCCGTCAGATGGGTAAAAAGGTTGAGGGCATTTCAGCTTATGCCCTTAAGGCCTTGGAAGAATACGACTTCCCCGGAAATATTCGAGAGCTGGAAAATATCATTGAGCGTTCGGTGGCCCTGGAGACGGGAAGCCTCATCCTGCCCGAAAGTCTGGTTCTTTCCCGGAGCAAACGTCAGGAGGAAGGGGACAACGGCCAGAAGGATTTTCGTATTACTTTGCCAGAGAAGGGGTTGGATCTCGAGGAACTTCTGGCCAAAATAGAGATGGATCTTCTCAAACAGGCCCTTGAACGCACCGGCGGAGTAAAGACCGAGGCGGCCAAACTACTTGGTCTCAACTTTCGTTCTTTCAGGTATCGCCTGGCCAAATACAACCTCTAA